The Marivirga tractuosa DSM 4126 genome contains the following window.
TATTTAGAATAACTTCTTAAATACTATCTTTAACTAGTATGCCAACATATCGGTCTCCAGCTGAAGTAATCGAGTGAGAAACATAAGGTTTTTTTCCAATATCTTCGGCAAATTCCTTAAACGCCATATTGTCCCCTATATCATCAGAAATAAAAATACCTCCCGGCTTTAGGCTTTTCCAGAGTTTGGGGTAGGTTCTCATTCTACCTTCATATGATTTATCGCTATCATAATGACAAAGATCATAGGATGGGTGTAACTTAAAAGCCTTTTCAAGCCCTGAGATATCAGCTTCTTTGTATAAAACCCAATTTTCTCTCAGATCATTCGGAACTGCAATCCCAATATATCGATTTGTCTCTTTATCCGGCACAGGTTTATCTGTACTGACTAATCTACCATTACTATTTTTAATTGCAGAAAGAATAACTAAAGAAGACCAACCAAAGGCAACTCCGGTTTCAATGATTCTATTAGCCTTAGATAAGACAATCAAATTGTACATTAAGTGTAAATTACCTTCATCCCCTAACACTACATCAGCGCTATTTAGATCTTTCTTCTTTTCTTCTATGTAATTCACTAAATCAGATGGCAAAGCCACAGAATCACTATTTGTCGTATTTCTAATTATTTCATCATCGGCTATCTTCATTTCTTTACACCACTTTTCAGCTTCAATACTTTTATCAAATTTTTCTCTACCAACTATTAACCAACGAAATCTTCTTTTGATTGCAAAAAAGAAATGATTCCAGTGATTAGGATTCCTTAAATACCATAAAAGCCTCTTGACAAACGAAAAATTCTTAACCATACCCTTTTTTTAATAAACTTGATAATTATTGTGCCCTTGATGAAACCTCAAAGTTTAGGGCAGTATTTTTTGACTTTGTAAACATAGCAGATAAGAGTGAGTTTTCCTTACTCCCACATCAAAAAATCAGATCATAGATTTTTGATTTGCTCAGGAATTGTGGAACGCTTATCTAAAAACAATGGATCTCTATAGTGGTATTCAGGAACTTAATGAAGAATTTTTGAAAAATTGAAAAATATACCTTTGGCACATTTTAGAAAGCCTACAATAGAAAAAGATTACTCGTTAACTTAAATCAGTCTTAAATATTTCAATACGAGAAAAATAAAAATAGAGCTCTGTAATAGTGCAGTTAGCACCAATGTAGACATACTAAAGCCTGAAATCAATATAAAAACATAAAATATAACGACACCCGGCACAAAATAATACTGCCTAAAAGTATTTACGATAAGTTTGGATAATACACCTTGCACAAAGGCTATAATTATCACTCCTAAATATCCGAAATTCCAAAAAGCTTCCGCATTAGGAGGAGGGGGTACGCCTCCCCCACTATTAAAAATTTCTCTCCCTGTATAATATCCAGCACTGTGTGGTTTATCAGACCATATTGCACGAGGGATCCAAAACATGATAAAAGCTACATAACTCTTCCCATACAAATAATCTATTTCATCTGGAACCTTATCATAAATAGCTATTGAAGTACCCAAACCTGCCCATGCTTCAGCTTCCTGGCCAGCATCCTCTATGTTTTCTTTAATATCGAACTCAATATTCTCCCATGCAAATCGACCTTGATTATAGGTTGATTCAGACCTTATCTGACCTAAAAGACCAAATAAAAACACTGCTACAAAAAAACTGATGACAGGTACTACTTTTGGAATTTTATGCGTTTTTATCATATACACCACAAAGAATGCTAAAATGACAGTAATAACAGATGACCTAGAACCAGTAGAGAAAAAACCAACGGAAATTGTCAGGAGTAAAATCAGCAAAAAAACAGGATTTCTAAAGACTTTAGTTCCTTTCAGCAAATACCAAATTAGTGGAATAAAATAAGCAACCTTAAGCAATCTCATTATGGGACCTAATCCTTCAGCTGCTTTATCTCTGCCTCCAGCCAAACCCCAAGTTGAAATCCAACTCGTGACGCCTCCTACGCTATAAAAGAATACCATGATTACGATAACAGCAACTAATGACAATAAGTAGAATCTCTTTTGTGACGCTGTTTTAGCAATACCTTTTAGCTGCAAACTTAGCTGTGGATTAGAATAGAAATAACCAACATAAACAAAAATTATCCAAATGAATGTTAAAAAGGTAGATTGTAGGTTAAGGTCAATCAGTGAATACGGTGGAATATAGCCAGCACTTGTAGTGTTAAGAATCACGCCATTCTCGTAGCTTAATTCAAAAAAGCCAACTGGGTTTTTGGCAAATCCTTTAAATAACCCTATTAAATCCGGGAAGATAAGCAGATGTAGTAAACCAAAACCGCGGAGAAAGAAAGGAAATATACCTAAAGCGCCAGTTAGTATATTCAAAATTACTATAGTAATAATGGCAACACTAGGTTCCTTTTCATGTGCCAATTGCAATAGATTTTCAGTTAGTACAAACACTACAAAGTATAGTACTATTAAAAATTTAACCAGAACTGGTATTTCAATGAAAACGTTCAGTTTTTTATTCAAGAGAAATAAATTGATTTATATTGTTCAATATTATGAATTTTATCAAATTTCCCTACTGCAAGCACTCTACCATTTGCTGCATATTCTTGATACATTTTGGTATTGGAAGATAGTTCCAAAACTTTATCAAAGAAAGATCGGTAGTCACCTTGTTTAGCAACCAACCCACATCGATTTTTTTCTAAAATTTCTTTGGCACTAGTTACATTGAAAGAAACAAAAGGTTTGCCACATGCTATGCTTTCAATCATACACCTCGCCATACCTTCTCTTTTGGAGGCTAAGATCACCAAATCAGCAGCATAGTAAAATTCATGAATATCTTTTTTAAAGCCATGAAAAGTATAATGATTGTCTGCCTTATTTTTGCTTACAATTTCCTCACATTGCGTAGCATATTCATTAAAGTCACCAACAAAATGAATATGAACATTATTCTTTTTTACAAATTCAAGTGATTCGGTTATGAATTCCTTTTGATTCTTCACTTCTTTAAAAGCTGCTGGGTAAACTAGATTTAATTGATTTTCATCAAAATTAAATTCGCAGGCTAGTTTATTTTTCACACTATTACTAGCTGGTTTAAATTTATCTAAATCTACAATACTGTAAATTACACTTGACTTCTTCTTTAGACTATTTTGATTTTTCACAGGTAGCCGAGTTAAAAGTTCATTTTTCATTTCACATGAAAGAGAAACTATATAATCACAAAGATCTACAATTTTCCATTTAAGACTGTAAACTTGGTTTGGCTCTTTTACTGCTCTAATATTAAATAAAATTCTTTTTTGAAACAATTTTGATAAAAAGACTCCATTTAATAAAACCAAAATATCATTAAAATGTGTGACTTTAATATTATGGCTCAAAAAGACCTTAAGCATAATGAATTGAAAAAGAATCAAATTAAATAGTCTATTAAATAGACCGAAATTTTCGTTTTGCTTGAAAAGGTAAACTTTTAGGCCTCTTGATTTTGCTTTTCGGGTAATATCAGAAGCCCTATTCGTCAATAGAACTGGCTGATATTCTTGAAGTCCTTGAATCACTTCCCATAAACTATTTACTCCACCATTGGCCTGATTTGGAGTTTGATAAAAAACATATAAAATCCTCTTTTCATTCATAATCTTTGTGAATAACCTGCATTATATTTTTTGCTCTTTTATCCCAAGTGTATTTCTGCTTGAAGTCTTGATATGCATGAAAGGCAATTAAATCTCTCTTTTCTGAATTTTGTTTTAATGATTCTATGGCTTCAACCCACTCATTTGCATTTTCTGGATCACAAAAAACAGCATTTTCAGTATTTAATACTTCATGCAGAACTGGTAAATCAGAAATAATTATAGGCTTTTTGGTTGACATATATTCGAAAACCTTCAGCGGACTCATATAATCTACAGTATTTTTTAGTCCGCCCCATATCTTCACCTCCTTCTGGTAGGGAGCAAGTAATATATCCATTGATTTTCGAAGTGCTCCTACTTTAGAAGGTGGTAAAAATCCATGAAAAATAATATTTCGAGGGGGTCTATTTCCTTTATGCCTTTTGATATCTGTGTCATTCCCTCCAATCAAATGAAAATAATATTCTGGTAGCTGCTTAGCCATTTCAAAAATCAACTCTATCCCCCTACCTTCGTACAGATGACCAACATAACCAATATGAAACCCGTCTACTAATCTTTCAGGTATATGTTGACCTTCAGAAGCAGCATCGTGTGCCACCAACATACGTTCCTTTGAAATGTCAGCAGCCATAAAAATTTTTTTTAAAGCTTCTGATATCACAATAATCTTCCTTAATCTAGCATTGCTATGAAACTTTCTGGATAGAAAACCACGCCAACCTCTATATTCTGGCAAAGGTTGATGAAATTCATGATATACATTTAAACCAAAAAGACAAGCAAATAATGCCCCCCAATAATCTCTACTATAAATAATTGCTTTATTTTTTTTAGCAAAAATAGCAGCCTGTATCGCGCGGATATACACCCCCCCAGTTATAGAAGGTTTTTTTATGAATTTAATTTTGAAAGTTTCAGGAACACC
Protein-coding sequences here:
- a CDS encoding O-methyltransferase, which encodes MVKNFSFVKRLLWYLRNPNHWNHFFFAIKRRFRWLIVGREKFDKSIEAEKWCKEMKIADDEIIRNTTNSDSVALPSDLVNYIEEKKKDLNSADVVLGDEGNLHLMYNLIVLSKANRIIETGVAFGWSSLVILSAIKNSNGRLVSTDKPVPDKETNRYIGIAVPNDLRENWVLYKEADISGLEKAFKLHPSYDLCHYDSDKSYEGRMRTYPKLWKSLKPGGIFISDDIGDNMAFKEFAEDIGKKPYVSHSITSAGDRYVGILVKDSI
- a CDS encoding O-antigen polymerase; translated protein: MNKKLNVFIEIPVLVKFLIVLYFVVFVLTENLLQLAHEKEPSVAIITIVILNILTGALGIFPFFLRGFGLLHLLIFPDLIGLFKGFAKNPVGFFELSYENGVILNTTSAGYIPPYSLIDLNLQSTFLTFIWIIFVYVGYFYSNPQLSLQLKGIAKTASQKRFYLLSLVAVIVIMVFFYSVGGVTSWISTWGLAGGRDKAAEGLGPIMRLLKVAYFIPLIWYLLKGTKVFRNPVFLLILLLTISVGFFSTGSRSSVITVILAFFVVYMIKTHKIPKVVPVISFFVAVFLFGLLGQIRSESTYNQGRFAWENIEFDIKENIEDAGQEAEAWAGLGTSIAIYDKVPDEIDYLYGKSYVAFIMFWIPRAIWSDKPHSAGYYTGREIFNSGGGVPPPPNAEAFWNFGYLGVIIIAFVQGVLSKLIVNTFRQYYFVPGVVIFYVFILISGFSMSTLVLTALLQSSIFIFLVLKYLRLI
- a CDS encoding glycosyltransferase family 4 protein, which produces MNEKRILYVFYQTPNQANGGVNSLWEVIQGLQEYQPVLLTNRASDITRKAKSRGLKVYLFKQNENFGLFNRLFNLILFQFIMLKVFLSHNIKVTHFNDILVLLNGVFLSKLFQKRILFNIRAVKEPNQVYSLKWKIVDLCDYIVSLSCEMKNELLTRLPVKNQNSLKKKSSVIYSIVDLDKFKPASNSVKNKLACEFNFDENQLNLVYPAAFKEVKNQKEFITESLEFVKKNNVHIHFVGDFNEYATQCEEIVSKNKADNHYTFHGFKKDIHEFYYAADLVILASKREGMARCMIESIACGKPFVSFNVTSAKEILEKNRCGLVAKQGDYRSFFDKVLELSSNTKMYQEYAANGRVLAVGKFDKIHNIEQYKSIYFS
- a CDS encoding glycosyltransferase, with translation MKIFYLAESIIPSRAANSIHVMQMCAAMSDLGNQITLVVPKFTNNQVEREVTNVFKFYGVPETFKIKFIKKPSITGGVYIRAIQAAIFAKKNKAIIYSRDYWGALFACLFGLNVYHEFHQPLPEYRGWRGFLSRKFHSNARLRKIIVISEALKKIFMAADISKERMLVAHDAASEGQHIPERLVDGFHIGYVGHLYEGRGIELIFEMAKQLPEYYFHLIGGNDTDIKRHKGNRPPRNIIFHGFLPPSKVGALRKSMDILLAPYQKEVKIWGGLKNTVDYMSPLKVFEYMSTKKPIIISDLPVLHEVLNTENAVFCDPENANEWVEAIESLKQNSEKRDLIAFHAYQDFKQKYTWDKRAKNIMQVIHKDYE